The following coding sequences lie in one Musa acuminata AAA Group cultivar baxijiao chromosome BXJ1-8, Cavendish_Baxijiao_AAA, whole genome shotgun sequence genomic window:
- the LOC103996172 gene encoding prolycopene isomerase 1, chloroplastic isoform X2, giving the protein MLRMGPQLLTPSPAPDADGFIRRCLGSPPPALWRCCFGRRRAVRPAFRRAGRSPTAVPTPERAAEREMSGGGMEREYDAIVIGSGIGGLVAATQLAAKGAKVLVLEKYVIPGGSSGYYERDGFTFDVGSSVMFGFSDKGNLNLITQALEAVGHKMQVIPDPTTVHFHLPGELSVRVHRGYNEFIAELINKFPHDKEGIHQFYNECWKIFSALNSLELKSLEEPLYLFGQFFKKPLECLTLAYYLPQNAGDIARKFIKDPQLLSFIDAEVLCDRHFGGINYPIGGVGGIAKALANGLVDKGSNILYKANVTSILLNNGKAVGVRLSDGREFFATTVISNATRWDTFGKLVKMDDLPEEEKNFQRIYVKAPSFLSIHMGVKATVLPPDTDCHHFILEDDWANLEKPYGSIFLSIPTVLDSSLAPEGHHILHIFTTSCIEDWKGLGSKDYEKKKELVADKIISRLETELFPGLKSSIVFKEVGTPKTHRRFLARDNGTYGPMPRKVPKGLLGMPFNTTAIDGLYCVGDSCFPGQGVIAVAFSGIMCAHRVAADIGLEKRSPILDAALLRFLGWLRTIA; this is encoded by the exons ATGCTTCGGATGGGGCCTCAGCTCCTCACACCCTCTCCAGCCCCTGACGCTGATGGATTCATCCGCCGGTGTCTAGGCTCACCTCCTCCCGCGTTATGGCGGTGCTGCTTCGGGAGGAGGCGTGCCGTGAGACCGGCGTTTAGGAGGGCAGGAAGGTCCCCCACGGCGGTCCCGACCCCGGAGAGAGCGGCGGAGAGGGAAATGAGTGGAGGTGGAATGGAGAGGGAGTACGACGCGATCGTGATTGGTTCCGGGATTGGAGGGCTCGTAGCGGCGACGCAGCTGGCGGCCAAGGGGGCTAAGGTTCTGGTTCTGGAGAAATATGTGATTCCTGGGGGCAGTTCTGGGTACTACGAGAGGGATGGGTTTACTTTTGATGTTGGTTCATCGGTGATGTTTGGATTTAGCGACAAG GGCAATCTAAACTTAATTACACAAGCATTAGAGGCAGTTGGGCATAAGATGCAGGTCATACCTGACCCTACAACTGTTCACTTTCATCTTCCAGGTGAACTATCTGTTCGTGTGCATAGAGGGTATAATGAGTTCATTGCAGAGCTAATCAATAAATTCCCTCATGATAAGGAGGGTATCCATCAATTCTATAATGAGTGTTGGAAG ATCTTCAGTGCACTGAATTCATTGGAATTGAAATCATTGGAGGAGCCTCTATATCTTTTTGGACAGTTTTTCAAGAAGCCATTGGAATGCTTGACTCTTG CTTATTATCTACCACAAAATGCTGGGGATATTGCTCGGAAGTTTATCAAGGACCCTCAGTTGTTATCCTTCATTGACGCTGAG GTTCTGTGTGACAGACATTTTGGAGGGATCAATTATCCAATTGGTGGTGTTGGTGGTATTGCAAAGGCTTTGGCAAATGGCTTGGTTGATAAGGGCAGTAACATACTTTACAAAGCAAATGTGACCAGTATACTACTTAATAATGGAAAGGCT GTGGGAGTGAGGCTCTCAGATGGAAGGGAATTTTTTGCTACAACTGTAATCTCAAATGCAACAAGATGGGATACCTTTG GTAAACTTGTGAAAATGGATGATCTTCCAGAGGAAGAGAAAAACTTCCAGAGAATCTATGTAAAGGCACCATCTTTTCTTTCCATTCACATGGGAGTCAAAGCAACAGTTTTGCCTCCTGATACAGACTGCCACCATTTCATTCTCGAG GATGATTGGGCAAATTTGGAGAAGCCCTATGGAAGTATATTTTTGAGTATTCCAactgttcttgattcatccttggctcCAGAGGGACATCACATTCTTCACATATTTACCACATCATGCATAGAAGATTGGAAG GGTCTTGGTTCAAAGGactatgaaaagaaaaaagagcttGTGGCTGATAAAATTATATCCCGGCTTGAGACTGAACTTTTTCCGGGTCTCAAAAGCTCCATAGTGTTTAAAGAG GTGGGTACACCAAAGACCCATAGAAGATTTCTTGCTCGGGATAATGGTACATATGGACCGATGCCGCGCAAGGTGCCAAAAGGATTGCTGGGGATGCCTTTTAATACAACT GCTATAGATGGTCTATACTGTGTTGGTGATAGCTGTTTTCCTGGACAAGGAGTTATAGCTGTTGCATTTTCAGGCATCATGTGTGCTCACAGAGTTGCTGCTGATATAG GTCTTGAAAAAAGATCTCCAATATTGGATGCTGCTCTTCTTCGATTTCTTGGGTGGCTGAGGACAATCGCCTAA
- the LOC103996172 gene encoding prolycopene isomerase 1, chloroplastic isoform X1, which yields MLRMGPQLLTPSPAPDADGFIRRCLGSPPPALWRCCFGRRRAVRPAFRRAGRSPTAVPTPERAAEREMSGGGMEREYDAIVIGSGIGGLVAATQLAAKGAKVLVLEKYVIPGGSSGYYERDGFTFDVGSSVMFGFSDKGNLNLITQALEAVGHKMQVIPDPTTVHFHLPGELSVRVHRGYNEFIAELINKFPHDKEGIHQFYNECWKIFSALNSLELKSLEEPLYLFGQFFKKPLECLTLAYYLPQNAGDIARKFIKDPQLLSFIDAECFIVSTVNALQTPMINASMVLCDRHFGGINYPIGGVGGIAKALANGLVDKGSNILYKANVTSILLNNGKAVGVRLSDGREFFATTVISNATRWDTFGKLVKMDDLPEEEKNFQRIYVKAPSFLSIHMGVKATVLPPDTDCHHFILEDDWANLEKPYGSIFLSIPTVLDSSLAPEGHHILHIFTTSCIEDWKGLGSKDYEKKKELVADKIISRLETELFPGLKSSIVFKEVGTPKTHRRFLARDNGTYGPMPRKVPKGLLGMPFNTTAIDGLYCVGDSCFPGQGVIAVAFSGIMCAHRVAADIGLEKRSPILDAALLRFLGWLRTIA from the exons ATGCTTCGGATGGGGCCTCAGCTCCTCACACCCTCTCCAGCCCCTGACGCTGATGGATTCATCCGCCGGTGTCTAGGCTCACCTCCTCCCGCGTTATGGCGGTGCTGCTTCGGGAGGAGGCGTGCCGTGAGACCGGCGTTTAGGAGGGCAGGAAGGTCCCCCACGGCGGTCCCGACCCCGGAGAGAGCGGCGGAGAGGGAAATGAGTGGAGGTGGAATGGAGAGGGAGTACGACGCGATCGTGATTGGTTCCGGGATTGGAGGGCTCGTAGCGGCGACGCAGCTGGCGGCCAAGGGGGCTAAGGTTCTGGTTCTGGAGAAATATGTGATTCCTGGGGGCAGTTCTGGGTACTACGAGAGGGATGGGTTTACTTTTGATGTTGGTTCATCGGTGATGTTTGGATTTAGCGACAAG GGCAATCTAAACTTAATTACACAAGCATTAGAGGCAGTTGGGCATAAGATGCAGGTCATACCTGACCCTACAACTGTTCACTTTCATCTTCCAGGTGAACTATCTGTTCGTGTGCATAGAGGGTATAATGAGTTCATTGCAGAGCTAATCAATAAATTCCCTCATGATAAGGAGGGTATCCATCAATTCTATAATGAGTGTTGGAAG ATCTTCAGTGCACTGAATTCATTGGAATTGAAATCATTGGAGGAGCCTCTATATCTTTTTGGACAGTTTTTCAAGAAGCCATTGGAATGCTTGACTCTTG CTTATTATCTACCACAAAATGCTGGGGATATTGCTCGGAAGTTTATCAAGGACCCTCAGTTGTTATCCTTCATTGACGCTGAG TGTTTCATTGTGAGCACAGTTAATGCTTTGCAGACACCGATGATCAATGCAAGCATG GTTCTGTGTGACAGACATTTTGGAGGGATCAATTATCCAATTGGTGGTGTTGGTGGTATTGCAAAGGCTTTGGCAAATGGCTTGGTTGATAAGGGCAGTAACATACTTTACAAAGCAAATGTGACCAGTATACTACTTAATAATGGAAAGGCT GTGGGAGTGAGGCTCTCAGATGGAAGGGAATTTTTTGCTACAACTGTAATCTCAAATGCAACAAGATGGGATACCTTTG GTAAACTTGTGAAAATGGATGATCTTCCAGAGGAAGAGAAAAACTTCCAGAGAATCTATGTAAAGGCACCATCTTTTCTTTCCATTCACATGGGAGTCAAAGCAACAGTTTTGCCTCCTGATACAGACTGCCACCATTTCATTCTCGAG GATGATTGGGCAAATTTGGAGAAGCCCTATGGAAGTATATTTTTGAGTATTCCAactgttcttgattcatccttggctcCAGAGGGACATCACATTCTTCACATATTTACCACATCATGCATAGAAGATTGGAAG GGTCTTGGTTCAAAGGactatgaaaagaaaaaagagcttGTGGCTGATAAAATTATATCCCGGCTTGAGACTGAACTTTTTCCGGGTCTCAAAAGCTCCATAGTGTTTAAAGAG GTGGGTACACCAAAGACCCATAGAAGATTTCTTGCTCGGGATAATGGTACATATGGACCGATGCCGCGCAAGGTGCCAAAAGGATTGCTGGGGATGCCTTTTAATACAACT GCTATAGATGGTCTATACTGTGTTGGTGATAGCTGTTTTCCTGGACAAGGAGTTATAGCTGTTGCATTTTCAGGCATCATGTGTGCTCACAGAGTTGCTGCTGATATAG GTCTTGAAAAAAGATCTCCAATATTGGATGCTGCTCTTCTTCGATTTCTTGGGTGGCTGAGGACAATCGCCTAA
- the LOC103996169 gene encoding beta-glucuronosyltransferase GlcAT14B isoform X2 produces MISDMGIKAFMISFITTSFLLSLLLLPAFLGKSISPFHLSDHLRRPPQPKPYPVTFAYLISASTGDVDRLKRLLTAIYHPGNCYLLHLDVEASPSEHARLSDFVSKHKTFARFRNVWLVGKSNLVTYRGPTMLSTTLHAMAVLLRIRQWDWFINLSASDYPLITQDDLIVAFSTLPRDLNFVQYTSHLGWKIKKRAKPIIIDPALYSRNKSEVIWSANQRGLPTAFKLYTGSAWTILSRSFAEYCILGWDNLPRTLLLYYTNFISSPEGYFQTVICNSKDHQNTTVNHDLHYITWDNPPKQHPLTLGLKDYRRMILSSVPFARKFKKNDPVLDKIDRELLRRRNGQFAHGGWCWNGKRGGSSGGNARGNLGVLRPGAGSRRLRALLTKMLSPRNFRRRQCR; encoded by the exons ATGATCTCGGATATGGGCATCAAAGCGTTCATGATCTCCTTCATCACCACCTCATTCCTCCTCTCTCTCCTGCTTCTCCCAGCGTTCCTCGGCAAATCTATCTCTCCCTTCCACCTATCCGACCACCTGCGGCGGCCTCCCCAGCCGAAACCGTATCCCGTCACCTTCGCCTACCTCATCTCCGCCTCTACCGGCGACGTCGACCGGCTAAAGCGCCTCCTCACCGCGATCTACCACCCCGGCAACTGCTACCTTCTCCACCTCGACGTCGAGGCCTCGCCATCAGAGCACGCCCGGCTGTCCGACTTCGTCTCCAAGCACAAGACCTTCGCGCGATTCCGCAATGTCTGGCTCGTCGGCAAGTCGAACTTGGTCACCTACAGAGGACCCACGATGCTGTCCACCACTCTCCACGCCATGGCCGTCCTGCTCAGGATCCGTCAGTGGGATTGGTTCATCAATCTCAGTGCCTCCGACTACCCATTGATCACGCAAGATG ATCTAATCGTGGCCTTCTCTACCTTGCCTAGAGATCTCAACTTCGTACAGTACACCAGCCACTTGGGTTGGAAGAT AAAGAAGAGGGCGAAGCCTATAATCATAGACCCTGCGCTTTACAGCCGCAACAAGTCAGAGGTGATCTGGTCTGCGAACCAGAGGGGCCTTCCCACTGCTTTCAAGCTTTACACAG GCTCAGCTTGGACTATACTCTCCAGATCTTTTGCAGAGTACTGTATTCTTGGCTGGGACAACCTGCCAAGAACCCTCCTCCTCTACTACACCAACTTCATCTCCTCACCGGAGGGCTATTTCCAGACCGTGATATGCAACTCCAAGGATCACCAGAACACCACGGTGAACCATGATCTCCACTACATCACGTGGGACAATCCACCCAAGCAACatcccttgactctaggactcaaGGACTACAGAAGAATGATCCTGAGCAGTGTCCCCTTTGCGAGGAAGTTCAAGAAGAACGATCCGGTCCTCGACAAGATCGATCGCGAGCTACTCCGACGCCGGAACGGGCAGTTTGCTCATGGCGGCTGGTGCTGGAATGGCAAGAGAGGTGGTTCCTCAGGAGGCAATGCGAGAGGAAACTTGGGTGTTCTCAGGCCAGGGGCAGGCTCAAGGAGACTAAGAGCTCTGCTAACAAAGATGCTCTCCCCAAGAAACTTCAGGAGAAGGCAGTGCAGGTGA
- the LOC103996169 gene encoding beta-glucuronosyltransferase GlcAT14B isoform X1, protein MISDMGIKAFMISFITTSFLLSLLLLPAFLGKSISPFHLSDHLRRPPQPKPYPVTFAYLISASTGDVDRLKRLLTAIYHPGNCYLLHLDVEASPSEHARLSDFVSKHKTFARFRNVWLVGKSNLVTYRGPTMLSTTLHAMAVLLRIRQWDWFINLSASDYPLITQDEISTSYSTPATWVGRCKMSTSSFPCMIEAMMHVTITLSLSLSLSLFSSCRKKRAKPIIIDPALYSRNKSEVIWSANQRGLPTAFKLYTGSAWTILSRSFAEYCILGWDNLPRTLLLYYTNFISSPEGYFQTVICNSKDHQNTTVNHDLHYITWDNPPKQHPLTLGLKDYRRMILSSVPFARKFKKNDPVLDKIDRELLRRRNGQFAHGGWCWNGKRGGSSGGNARGNLGVLRPGAGSRRLRALLTKMLSPRNFRRRQCR, encoded by the exons ATGATCTCGGATATGGGCATCAAAGCGTTCATGATCTCCTTCATCACCACCTCATTCCTCCTCTCTCTCCTGCTTCTCCCAGCGTTCCTCGGCAAATCTATCTCTCCCTTCCACCTATCCGACCACCTGCGGCGGCCTCCCCAGCCGAAACCGTATCCCGTCACCTTCGCCTACCTCATCTCCGCCTCTACCGGCGACGTCGACCGGCTAAAGCGCCTCCTCACCGCGATCTACCACCCCGGCAACTGCTACCTTCTCCACCTCGACGTCGAGGCCTCGCCATCAGAGCACGCCCGGCTGTCCGACTTCGTCTCCAAGCACAAGACCTTCGCGCGATTCCGCAATGTCTGGCTCGTCGGCAAGTCGAACTTGGTCACCTACAGAGGACCCACGATGCTGTCCACCACTCTCCACGCCATGGCCGTCCTGCTCAGGATCCGTCAGTGGGATTGGTTCATCAATCTCAGTGCCTCCGACTACCCATTGATCACGCAAGATG AGATCTCAACTTCGTACAGTACACCAGCCACTTGGGTTGGAAGATGTAAGATGTCGACTTCATCTTTCCCGTGTATGATTGAAGCAATGATGCATGTAActatcactctctctctctctctctctctctctctcttttcttcctgtAGAAAGAAGAGGGCGAAGCCTATAATCATAGACCCTGCGCTTTACAGCCGCAACAAGTCAGAGGTGATCTGGTCTGCGAACCAGAGGGGCCTTCCCACTGCTTTCAAGCTTTACACAG GCTCAGCTTGGACTATACTCTCCAGATCTTTTGCAGAGTACTGTATTCTTGGCTGGGACAACCTGCCAAGAACCCTCCTCCTCTACTACACCAACTTCATCTCCTCACCGGAGGGCTATTTCCAGACCGTGATATGCAACTCCAAGGATCACCAGAACACCACGGTGAACCATGATCTCCACTACATCACGTGGGACAATCCACCCAAGCAACatcccttgactctaggactcaaGGACTACAGAAGAATGATCCTGAGCAGTGTCCCCTTTGCGAGGAAGTTCAAGAAGAACGATCCGGTCCTCGACAAGATCGATCGCGAGCTACTCCGACGCCGGAACGGGCAGTTTGCTCATGGCGGCTGGTGCTGGAATGGCAAGAGAGGTGGTTCCTCAGGAGGCAATGCGAGAGGAAACTTGGGTGTTCTCAGGCCAGGGGCAGGCTCAAGGAGACTAAGAGCTCTGCTAACAAAGATGCTCTCCCCAAGAAACTTCAGGAGAAGGCAGTGCAGGTGA
- the LOC135588344 gene encoding myosin-binding protein 7-like encodes MGRRGRFGLYARSGVISESMVREEPVAKPGAAVMFGTCASSWYRNLKRKLDETDFEARSPSSVAGFARVDIGNEAAALREALVSHQQSVQKLLTELEEERSAAASAATEAMSMILRLQREKAEAQMEARQFKRLAEEKMAHDQQEIAALEDLLFKKDQAVQAVTCEVQAYRHRLLSYGIGMEDGDAPPSEPQTPDTATSAFAVPQFDPFPRDYPPLRCTSDTAVDLDKYPSEETPRERFQTLEQRIFQLERLPSSRLCNVMDKSVVVGQSPRWRRRNLRSFSFCSYGSSLEFNKGEEFPSAMDGASDCGGRDDMSDRVYTVDAVHGASEDYVSTPRELQSRRNVVGGVQEAEMRKLCMRLQALEADRESMRQTLISMGTDKAQMVLLKEIAQQMCKEASTEKKIVKTSPSNKRISIMSMIKGVISLVFWRRRSSRVRYTFGLSASNVGLLLLLDKSPRTRHRRFLTRTHG; translated from the exons ATGGGGAGGCGTGGCAGATTTGGATTGTATGCTCGTTCCGGTGTCATCTCGGAATCCATGGTTCGTGAGGAACCCGTGGCAAAGCCTGGGGCGGCGGTCATGTTTGGCACGTGCGCCTCCTCCTGGTATCGTAACCTGAAGCGGAAGCTGGACGAGACGGACTTCGAAGCCCGCTCCCCATCCTCTGTCGCTGGCTTCGCCCGGGTGGACATCGGGAACGAGGCGGCGGCCCTCCGCGAGGCCCTCGTCAGTCACCAGCAGTCGGTCCAGAAGCTCCTCACGGAGCTGGAGGAGGAGCGGAGCGCCGCGGCGTCCGCCGCCACGGAGGCTATGTCGATGATCCTCCGTCTCCAGCGCGAGAAGGCCGAGGCCCAGATGGAGGCCCGTCAGTTCAAGCGCCTAGCCGAGGAGAAGATGGCGCACGACCAGCAGGAGATCGCCGCCCTCGAGGACCTCCTCTTCAAGAAAGACCAGGCCGTGCAAGCCGTCACCTGTGAGGTTCAGGCGTATCGCCATCGTCTCCTCAGCTACGGCATCGGCATGGAAGACGGTGATGCACCTCCCTCCGAACCACAGACCCCTGATACGGCCACCTCCGCCTTCGCTGTGCCCCAGTTCGACCCCTTCCCTCGCGACTACCCCCCATTGAGGTGCACTAGTGATACCGCCGTCGACCTCGATAAGTATCCCTCCGAGGAGACCCCTCGTGAGCGCTTCCAGACGCTCGAGCAGCGCATCTTCCAGCTCGAGCGGTTGCCAAGCAGCAGGCTTTGCAATGTCATGGATAAGAGCGTCGTGGTCGGGCAGTCGCCGCGCTGGAGGCGCAGGAATCTCAGGAGTTTCTCCTTCTGTAGCTATGGTTCAAGCCTGGAATTCAATAAGGGGGAGGAGTTCCCGTCAGCGATGGACGGCGCGTCGGACTGTGGTGGGCGAGATGATATGAGCGACAGAGTGTATACGGTGGATGCGGTGCATGGGGCTAGCGAGGATTACGTGAGCACGCCGAGGGAGCTTCAGAGCAGGAGGAATGTTGTGGGCGGGGTGCAGGAAGCAGAGATGAGGAAGCTTTGTATGAGGTTGCAGGCGCTCGAGGCGGACAGGGAGTCCATGCGGCAGACATTGATTTCCATGGGTACGGACAAGGCTCAGATGGTGTTGTTGAAAGAGATTGCTCAACAGATGTGTAAGGAAGCATCGACAGAGAAGAAGATAGTCAAGACATCACCTTCCAACAAGAGAATTTCTATCATGTCAATGATCAAG GGTGTCATCTCACTTGTTTTCTGGAGAAGAAGATCATCACGAGTGAG GTATACGTTTGGGCTATCGGCTAGCAATGTTGGACTCCTGCTACTTTTGGACAAGTCTCCTCGTACAAGGCATCGGAGGTTCCTCACCAGAACTCATGGTTGA
- the LOC135588345 gene encoding uncharacterized protein LOC135588345: MAEEDGRSESSNYTSEDEGTEDYRRGGYHAVRVGDSFKQGAYVVQAKLGWGHFSTVWLAWDTVHSRYVALKVQKSAQHYTEAAMDEIKILKQIAEGDPDDTRCVVKLLDHFKHSGPNGHHVCMVFEFLGDNLLTLIKYTDYRGIPLSKVKEICRCVLIGLDYLHRDLSIIHTDLKPENILLMSSIDPAKNPCLSGLPLILPTIKSQELAPMSPARSNGDLTRNQKKKIRRKAKRAAAAASGTAEATTGDPDDLEDKGDSRGVNDGGGGGGETQNGAAQGHKRGSKATRKRLAMEADLRCKIVDFGNACWTYKQFTSDIQTRQYRCPEVIIGSKYSTSADMWSFACICFELATGDVLFDPHSGDNFDRDEDHLALMMELLGMMPRKIALGGRYSREIFNRHGDLRHIRRLKFWSLNKVLMEKYEFSEQDANDMADFLIPILDFVPEKRPTAAQLLQHPWIDAGPRIREPSLPQSNQTQSSMDGASEKQRKEKDEREAMAVGLGNIAIDESSKSVKDPRPNSKPTNANVMASR; the protein is encoded by the exons ATGGCAGAGGAGGACGGGCGGAGCGAGAGCAGCAACTACACGTCGGAGGATGAGGGCACCGAGGATTACCGGCGCGGCGGGTACCACGCGGTCCGCGTCGGGGATTCCTTCAAGCAGGGCGCCTACGTCGTCCAGGCCAAGCTTGGTTGGGGTCACTTCTCCACCGTATGGCTCGCATGGGATACCGTCCACTCC CGGTATGTGGCGTTGAAGGTGCAGAAGAGTGCGCAGCACTATACAGAGGCTGCAATGGATGAGATAAAGATCTTGAAGCAGATTGCAGAAGGGGACCCTGATGACACCCGGTGTGTGGTAAAATTACTTGATCATTTCAAGCATTCAGGACCCAATGGGCACCATGTTTGTATGGTCTTTGAGTTCCTTGGAGATAACCTGCTCACCCTTATCAAGTACACTGACTATCGAGGGATACCGCTCTCCAAGGTCAAGGAGATCTGCCGTTGTGTCCTCATTGGACTTGACTACCTCCACCGAGATCTTTCTATCATCCACACTGATCTCAAGCCAGAAAATATCCTCCTCATGTCTAGCATTGACCCGGCCAAAAATCCATGTCTCTCTGGTTTGCCTCTCATCCTCCCCACCATCAAGTCCCAAGAGTTGGCACCCATGTCTCCAGCTCGGTCCAATGGGGATCTCACACGAAACCAGAAGAAAAAGATCCGGAGGAAGGCAAAACGTGCAGCAGCTGCTGCATCTGGAACTGCAGAAGCCACCACCGGGGATCCTGATGACTTAGAGGATAAGGGGGATTCTAGAGGGGTCAATGatgggggtggtggtggtggtgaaacACAAAATGGAGCAGCACAGGGCCATAAAAGAGGGAGCAAGGCGACAAGGAAGCGACTAGCAATGGAGGCGGACCTTAGGTGCAAGATTGTCGACTTTGGAAATGCATGTTGGACATATAAGCAGTTCACAAGTGATATCCAGACAAGGCAGTACCGGTGTCCGGAGGTGATTATTGGGTCTAAATATTCTACGTCTGCCGATATGTGGTCATTTGCCTGTATTTGCTTTGAGCTTGCCACAGGAGATGTGCTATTTGATCCGCATAGTGGTGATAATTTTGATCGTGATGAG GACCACTTGGCGTTGATGATGGAGCTTCTTGGGATGATGCCCCGCAAG ATTGCCTTGGGTGGTCGATACTCTCGTGAAATTTTCAACAGGCATGGTGATTTGAGGCACATCCGCCGCTTGAAGTTTTGGTCCCTCAACAAAGTGCTCATGGAGAAGTATGAATTCAGCGAGCAAGATGCCAATGACATGGCTGATTTTCTTATTCCCATACTAGATTTTGTTCCTGAGAAACGTCCCACAGCTGCCCAATTGCTTCAACACCCATGGATTGATGCAGGGCCTCGAATACGTGAACCAAGTTTGCCTCAATCAAATCAAACCCAATCGTCGATGGATGGTGCTTCAGAGAAGCAAAGAAAGGAGAAAGATGAAAGGGAAGCAATGGCGGTAGGACTGGGGAATATTGCAATCGACGAATCTTCAAAATCAGTAAAAGACCCTCGACCTAATAGTAAACCAACCAATGCAAATGTTATGGCTTCAAGGTAG